The Arachis duranensis cultivar V14167 chromosome 2, aradu.V14167.gnm2.J7QH, whole genome shotgun sequence genome has a window encoding:
- the LOC127744969 gene encoding uncharacterized protein LOC127744969, with the protein MFWILVQPLEQPCEEPTAQQSKQEAPVDVCPPEPNKQGVTVSITSFVIEEFFKDADVYQVSDEEQSQKPQMARQSEKETLILSSFDSAAQPREKEDERPSFSLEISPPASQPTQPS; encoded by the exons ATGT TTTGGATTTTGGTTCA ACCTCTGGAACAGCCATGCGAAGAACCAACAGCGCAACAATCCAAACAAGAAGCACCTGTTGATGT CTGCCCTCCAGAACCCAACAAGCAGGGTGTTACGGTGTCTATTACAAGCTTTGTTATTGAAGAGTTTTTCAAGGATGCCGATGTCTATCAAGTTTCTGATGAAGAACAATCACAAAAACCTCAAATGGCACGGCAATCAGAAAAAGAAACTCTAATCTTGTCATCATTTGACAG TGCTGCTCAACCTAGGGAAAAGGAAGATGAAAGGCCTTCTTTTAGCCTTGAGATAAGTCCACCAGCATCTCAACCAACTCAGCCCTCCTAA